One genomic window of Tenacibaculum tangerinum includes the following:
- a CDS encoding arginase family protein, whose amino-acid sequence MDDVYDFDISDREKGDLLVKAIDKELSNLIKTIVESGKIPIIIGGGHNNAYGNIKGLSEGKNQPVNVINLDAHTDLRRLEERHSGNGFSYALHEGFIQNYFMFGLHENYTPQYIFEMIHDNINLEYNTFEELEVYQTTSFQSELQRAENFIKDIPFGIEIDLDCVQYFPSSAMTPSGFTPQQARRFTHYFGKLQNASYLHICEGAPAVVRDEIANGQVGKYISYLISDFIKAKNN is encoded by the coding sequence TTGGACGATGTATATGATTTTGACATTTCTGATAGAGAAAAAGGCGACTTGTTAGTGAAAGCTATTGATAAAGAGCTTTCAAACCTTATCAAAACAATTGTTGAGAGTGGTAAAATCCCTATTATTATTGGTGGAGGACATAACAATGCCTACGGAAATATTAAAGGCCTTTCTGAAGGAAAAAACCAACCTGTAAATGTGATTAACTTAGATGCGCATACCGATTTACGTCGTTTAGAGGAACGCCACAGTGGTAACGGATTTTCGTATGCTTTACACGAAGGTTTTATTCAAAATTATTTTATGTTCGGGTTGCATGAAAACTATACCCCCCAGTATATTTTTGAAATGATTCATGATAACATCAACCTAGAATACAATACTTTTGAAGAGTTGGAAGTATACCAAACTACTTCTTTTCAAAGTGAATTACAACGTGCTGAAAACTTTATAAAAGACATTCCTTTTGGAATTGAAATCGATTTGGATTGCGTACAATACTTTCCTAGTAGCGCAATGACACCAAGCGGATTTACACCACAGCAAGCACGTCGATTTACACATTATTTTGGAAAACTACAAAATGCTTCGTATTTACATATTTGCGAGGGTGCACCAGCAGTAGTTAGAGATGAAATTGCGAACGGACAAGTAGGAAAGTATATCAGTTACTTAATTTCAGATTTTATAAAAGCTAAAAATAATTAA
- a CDS encoding GIY-YIG nuclease family protein, translating to MHTTHHQYYVYIITNKKDGVLYIGVTNNLERRIFEHKNKIVKGFSSKYNLDKLIYFEKYQLIEEAIKREKNMKKWKRVWKINLVVKGNPNWDDLAKNWYN from the coding sequence ATGCACACAACTCATCATCAATATTATGTTTATATCATTACAAACAAAAAAGATGGTGTTTTATATATTGGTGTTACTAACAATCTTGAAAGAAGAATCTTTGAGCATAAAAACAAAATTGTAAAAGGTTTTTCTTCTAAGTATAACCTAGATAAATTGATTTATTTTGAAAAGTACCAACTGATAGAAGAAGCCATAAAAAGAGAAAAAAATATGAAAAAGTGGAAAAGAGTATGGAAAATAAACTTAGTAGTTAAAGGGAATCCTAATTGGGACGATTTAGCTAAAAACTGGTATAACTAA
- the hutI gene encoding imidazolonepropionase has protein sequence MTTLFVNIKELIQIREKSTKKVSGAAMNILPTIKNAFLLVKNGMIIDYGSMKKAPTSADKIVDCTGKMMLPTWCDSHTHIVYAGNREQEFVDRINGLSYEEIANRGGGILNSAKKLQETSEEELYQQSVKRLEEVIALGTGAIEIKSGYGLTVAAELKMLRVIKKLRENYHIPIKATFLGAHAFPTKYKNNKEGYINLIIKEMLPKVAEENLADFVDAFCETGYFSVEDTDQILTAAQSYGLTPKVHVNQFTTIGGVQVSVKHHALSVDHLEVMNSEDIEALKGTQTMPVALPSCSYFLSIPYTPARDIIKAGLPLALATDYNPGSTPSGNMNFVVATACIKMKMTPEEAINAATINGAYAMNLSNEVGSITKGKRANLILTKEIPSYGFLPYSFGSNLIDTVFINGNEVY, from the coding sequence ATGACAACTTTATTCGTAAACATCAAAGAATTAATCCAAATTAGAGAAAAGAGTACTAAAAAAGTATCAGGAGCTGCGATGAATATTTTACCGACCATAAAAAATGCGTTTTTATTGGTTAAAAACGGTATGATTATCGACTATGGAAGCATGAAAAAAGCCCCTACCTCTGCTGATAAAATAGTGGATTGTACTGGTAAAATGATGTTGCCAACTTGGTGCGATTCGCATACGCATATTGTATATGCAGGCAATCGTGAACAAGAGTTTGTAGATAGAATTAACGGATTAAGTTATGAAGAAATTGCCAATCGTGGTGGTGGTATCTTAAATTCGGCAAAGAAGTTACAAGAAACCTCCGAAGAAGAGCTATACCAACAATCGGTAAAACGGTTAGAAGAAGTGATTGCTTTAGGTACGGGTGCGATTGAAATAAAATCAGGGTACGGCTTAACTGTAGCCGCTGAATTAAAAATGCTACGTGTCATAAAAAAGCTACGCGAAAACTACCACATTCCTATCAAAGCTACTTTTTTAGGAGCGCATGCTTTTCCCACCAAATACAAAAATAACAAAGAAGGCTATATCAATTTAATTATTAAAGAGATGTTGCCTAAAGTTGCCGAAGAAAACCTTGCTGATTTTGTAGATGCTTTCTGCGAAACTGGGTATTTCTCGGTAGAAGATACTGATCAAATTTTAACCGCTGCGCAATCATACGGACTCACGCCAAAAGTACACGTAAATCAGTTTACAACTATTGGCGGCGTACAAGTAAGTGTAAAACACCATGCCTTGTCGGTAGACCACTTAGAAGTAATGAATTCAGAAGATATCGAGGCTTTAAAAGGAACACAAACCATGCCTGTAGCCTTACCCTCGTGTTCGTACTTTTTAAGCATTCCATACACTCCTGCTCGTGATATCATCAAAGCTGGATTGCCTTTGGCTTTAGCCACTGATTACAACCCAGGATCTACGCCATCAGGAAACATGAATTTTGTCGTAGCAACCGCTTGTATTAAAATGAAAATGACCCCAGAAGAAGCAATTAACGCAGCAACGATTAATGGAGCCTATGCAATGAATTTATCTAATGAGGTTGGAAGTATTACCAAGGGTAAAAGAGCCAATTTAATCCTAACGAAAGAAATTCCTTCGTATGGGTTTTTGCCCTATTCCTTCGGAAGTAATTTAATCGATACCGTATTTATTAATGGGAATGAAGTGTACTAA
- a CDS encoding DUF3995 domain-containing protein, translating into MIDFLGVICVLILFFISLIHIYWAFGGTLWVDAVIPTKTANEKAMNPFKLLTFIVAMVIGSFAIVYAEKTQLFTLGSMPKWLQEYGLYVVASIFLIRAIGDFKYVGFFKKIKTTAFAKNDTKYFSPLCLFLGVVGVLMAFSG; encoded by the coding sequence ATGATAGATTTTTTAGGAGTGATTTGTGTTTTAATACTCTTTTTTATCTCGTTAATTCACATTTATTGGGCTTTTGGTGGAACGTTATGGGTAGATGCTGTTATACCAACCAAAACGGCAAACGAAAAAGCAATGAATCCGTTTAAACTACTTACTTTTATAGTGGCTATGGTTATCGGTAGTTTTGCAATAGTTTATGCAGAAAAAACACAGTTATTTACGTTAGGTTCTATGCCCAAATGGCTACAAGAGTACGGACTGTATGTTGTAGCAAGTATTTTTCTTATTAGAGCCATAGGTGATTTTAAGTATGTTGGTTTTTTTAAGAAAATTAAAACTACTGCTTTTGCCAAAAACGACACCAAATATTTTTCTCCACTTTGTTTGTTTTTAGGGGTTGTTGGGGTGTTGATGGCGTTTTCGGGGTAA
- a CDS encoding hydrogen peroxide-inducible genes activator yields the protein MTITQLKYTLAVAEYKNFTIAAEHCFVTQPTLSMQIQKLEEELDAKIFNRSKKPIELTEVGKRIVEQAKIIIDESNRIIDIVHQQKGYIGGEFRLAIIPTIMPTLLPMFLKTFNKKYPKVKLIIEELTTEEIIRKLIDGHVDAAIAATPLENEAIKERVLYYEPFIGLIPSEHHLFKQKKLKVGDLEVDDILLLEDGHCFKDSVINLCRTNKRNKTQHFQLESGSFDTLIKLSKDGLGMTLLPYLNTLDLNEGDKSHLREFETPSPAREVSLIYHKSQLKMQLIEALKSTIDGVIRGAIAFSDVEIISPLQKN from the coding sequence ATGACCATAACACAATTAAAATACACATTAGCTGTCGCTGAATATAAAAACTTTACCATAGCTGCAGAACATTGTTTTGTTACACAGCCTACTTTGAGCATGCAAATTCAAAAATTAGAGGAAGAATTAGATGCTAAAATTTTTAACCGCTCAAAAAAACCTATTGAACTAACTGAAGTTGGAAAACGTATTGTAGAGCAAGCTAAGATTATTATCGACGAAAGCAATAGAATTATAGATATTGTACATCAGCAAAAAGGGTATATAGGTGGTGAATTTAGATTGGCCATTATACCTACAATTATGCCTACATTACTTCCAATGTTTTTAAAAACATTTAATAAAAAGTATCCTAAAGTGAAACTGATTATTGAAGAACTAACTACTGAAGAAATAATTAGGAAACTCATAGACGGACATGTCGATGCGGCAATTGCCGCCACTCCATTAGAAAATGAAGCTATTAAAGAACGTGTTTTATACTACGAGCCTTTTATTGGTTTAATTCCTAGCGAACATCATTTATTTAAACAAAAGAAATTGAAAGTTGGCGATTTAGAGGTTGATGATATTTTACTATTAGAAGACGGACATTGTTTTAAGGATAGTGTAATTAATCTTTGTAGAACAAACAAAAGAAATAAAACACAGCATTTTCAACTTGAAAGTGGAAGTTTTGACACCTTAATTAAGCTTTCTAAAGATGGTTTAGGAATGACCCTGCTTCCTTATTTAAATACTTTAGATTTGAATGAGGGAGATAAGTCACATTTAAGAGAGTTTGAAACGCCGTCTCCTGCACGCGAAGTAAGTTTGATTTATCATAAATCTCAGTTAAAAATGCAATTGATTGAAGCGTTAAAAAGTACTATTGATGGGGTAATTAGAGGAGCTATTGCTTTTAGTGATGTAGAAATTATCAGTCCGCTTCAAAAAAATTGA
- a CDS encoding Dps family protein: MSTTILGLNKSKTENLISELNTLLANFQVYYQNARGLHWNIKGKNFFELHMKFEEIYTDAQEKVDLIAERILTLQGQPLHTFDDYTNVSKVPVGKNISNDVEAVKLIIDSLTELLKIERVILDLSDEAGDEGTNSMMSDFIVEQEKTLWMMNAWLG, encoded by the coding sequence ATGTCAACTACAATCTTAGGATTAAATAAAAGTAAAACAGAAAACCTAATAAGCGAATTAAATACATTACTAGCCAATTTTCAAGTGTATTATCAAAATGCTAGAGGTTTGCATTGGAATATAAAGGGAAAAAACTTTTTTGAATTGCACATGAAATTTGAAGAAATTTACACCGATGCACAAGAAAAAGTAGACCTAATAGCAGAGCGTATTTTAACTTTACAAGGACAACCTTTGCATACTTTTGATGATTATACAAACGTATCAAAAGTACCAGTAGGAAAAAATATATCAAACGATGTTGAAGCGGTAAAATTGATTATCGATTCTTTAACTGAATTGTTGAAAATAGAACGTGTAATTCTTGATTTATCTGATGAAGCAGGAGACGAGGGAACAAATTCAATGATGAGTGATTTTATAGTAGAGCAAGAAAAAACGCTTTGGATGATGAATGCTTGGCTAGGCTAA
- a CDS encoding sulfite exporter TauE/SafE family protein, whose amino-acid sequence MEIVIDTILHNWHLILLFFIIAVLYSSVGFGGGSSYLAVLALTGLLFTQIRAIALLCNIMVVTGNVVLYTQQKQYHWKKVIPLTLFSIPMAFLGGYLRINQTFFFILLGFTLLFAAITMWASNKVVTNDSKTTTDLNLAKNASYGGIIGLISGMVGIGGGVFLAPLLHLTNWDTPKKIAATASFFILVNSISGLIGQYTNPEFSINWQLTSILLVTVFIGGQIGNRMSNQFFTATQLKKATAILIAFVSIRILIKYLF is encoded by the coding sequence ATGGAAATTGTTATTGATACTATTTTACATAATTGGCATCTTATTTTGCTCTTCTTTATCATAGCCGTTCTGTACTCTTCAGTTGGGTTTGGTGGGGGGTCTAGTTATTTAGCTGTTTTAGCACTTACTGGATTACTTTTTACACAAATAAGGGCCATTGCTTTACTTTGTAATATCATGGTGGTTACTGGCAATGTTGTACTGTATACACAGCAAAAACAATATCATTGGAAAAAAGTGATTCCTCTTACGTTATTTAGCATTCCTATGGCTTTTTTGGGAGGATATCTACGTATAAACCAAACCTTTTTCTTTATTCTTTTAGGCTTTACACTACTTTTTGCTGCAATTACCATGTGGGCTTCTAACAAAGTAGTTACCAACGACAGTAAAACTACTACCGATTTAAACTTGGCAAAAAATGCTAGTTATGGTGGAATTATTGGTCTTATTTCTGGAATGGTAGGTATTGGCGGCGGTGTTTTCTTAGCTCCGTTACTTCATTTAACGAATTGGGATACTCCTAAAAAAATAGCAGCTACAGCAAGTTTTTTTATTTTGGTAAATTCTATATCCGGACTAATCGGTCAGTATACAAACCCAGAATTTTCTATTAACTGGCAGCTTACTTCTATTCTATTAGTTACGGTTTTTATAGGCGGACAAATTGGTAACAGAATGAGCAACCAATTCTTTACTGCTACGCAACTAAAAAAGGCAACCGCTATTCTAATTGCCTTTGTGAGCATTCGTATTTTAATTAAGTATTTATTCTAA
- the acs gene encoding acetate--CoA ligase gives MSYYHIKNLEEYFQVYRKSVRNPELFWEEIAEEHFVWRKKWDTVLNYDFEKTEFKWFEGAELNITENCIDRHLRIRGDKTAILFEPNNPNEAAEHISYKELHKRVCKFANVLKEHGIKKGDRVCIYLPMIPELAISVLACARIGAIHSVVFAGFSSTALATRINDCKAKMVITSDGSYRGAKTIDLKSIVDEALEDCPTIEHVLVAKRIHSNIQLKKGRDKWLEPLLEEAYQDCVPEIMDAEAPLFILYTSGSTGSPKGMLHTTAGYMVYTAYTFKNVFNYKENDVYWCTADIGWITGHSYIVYGPLANGATTVMFEGVPNYPDFGRFWEIVEKHNINQFYTAPTAIRALAKEKLDFVNNYDLSSIKVLGTVGEPINEEAWHWYNDNIGKKKSPIVDTWWQTETGGMMISPLPYITPTKPTYATLPLPGIQVALMDENGKEINGNQVDGRLCIKFPWPSMARTIWGNHQRYKETYFSAFDSMYFTGDGALRDEVGYYRITGRVDDVIIVSGHNLGTAPIEDAINEHPAVAESAIVGYPHDVKGNALYGYVILKETGEARNQDNLRKEINQVITEHIGPIAKLDKIQFTEGLPKTRSGKIMRRILRKIAHNELDSLGDVSTLLNPEVVQSIIDDRL, from the coding sequence ATGAGTTACTACCATATAAAAAACTTAGAAGAATATTTTCAAGTATATAGAAAATCTGTAAGAAATCCTGAATTGTTTTGGGAAGAAATAGCAGAAGAGCACTTTGTTTGGAGAAAAAAATGGGACACTGTGTTAAACTACGATTTTGAAAAAACGGAGTTTAAATGGTTTGAAGGAGCTGAGCTAAACATTACAGAAAATTGTATCGATCGTCATTTGCGTATTAGAGGAGATAAAACAGCTATTCTATTTGAGCCTAATAACCCAAATGAAGCAGCCGAGCATATATCTTACAAAGAATTACATAAGCGTGTTTGTAAATTTGCCAATGTATTAAAAGAACACGGAATTAAAAAAGGAGACAGAGTTTGTATTTATTTACCAATGATTCCAGAATTGGCTATCTCAGTACTAGCCTGTGCTCGTATAGGAGCGATACACTCAGTAGTTTTTGCAGGATTTTCGTCAACAGCATTGGCTACGAGAATTAATGATTGTAAAGCAAAAATGGTAATTACTTCTGATGGTTCTTACAGAGGAGCAAAAACAATTGATTTAAAAAGTATTGTTGACGAAGCATTAGAAGACTGTCCTACTATAGAACATGTATTAGTTGCCAAAAGAATTCATTCCAATATTCAGTTGAAAAAAGGACGAGATAAGTGGCTAGAACCTTTATTGGAAGAAGCGTATCAAGATTGTGTTCCGGAGATTATGGATGCTGAAGCCCCGTTGTTTATACTGTATACTTCTGGTTCAACAGGAAGCCCTAAAGGAATGTTGCACACCACAGCAGGTTACATGGTGTATACAGCCTATACCTTTAAAAATGTTTTTAACTATAAAGAAAACGATGTGTACTGGTGTACCGCAGATATTGGTTGGATAACAGGGCACAGTTATATTGTTTATGGACCATTAGCAAACGGAGCAACTACGGTGATGTTTGAAGGAGTTCCTAACTATCCAGATTTTGGGCGTTTTTGGGAAATTGTTGAAAAACATAATATAAATCAATTTTATACAGCACCCACAGCAATTAGAGCATTGGCAAAAGAAAAATTGGATTTTGTAAACAATTACGATTTGTCATCAATAAAAGTGTTAGGAACGGTAGGAGAGCCAATAAATGAAGAAGCATGGCACTGGTATAATGATAATATAGGAAAGAAGAAAAGCCCCATTGTAGATACTTGGTGGCAAACAGAAACTGGTGGTATGATGATTTCGCCATTGCCCTATATTACGCCTACCAAACCAACCTATGCAACATTGCCCTTGCCAGGAATTCAAGTAGCTTTGATGGATGAAAACGGAAAAGAGATAAATGGCAATCAGGTTGATGGAAGATTGTGCATAAAATTTCCTTGGCCTTCTATGGCAAGAACTATTTGGGGAAACCATCAGCGTTATAAAGAAACGTATTTTTCTGCATTCGATAGTATGTATTTTACAGGCGACGGAGCGCTTCGTGATGAGGTAGGTTATTACCGAATTACGGGTAGGGTAGACGATGTAATTATTGTTTCAGGACACAATTTAGGAACAGCCCCTATTGAAGATGCTATCAATGAACACCCTGCAGTTGCAGAAAGCGCGATTGTTGGTTATCCTCACGATGTAAAAGGAAATGCCTTGTATGGATATGTGATTTTAAAAGAAACAGGAGAGGCAAGAAATCAAGATAATTTACGCAAAGAAATCAATCAAGTTATTACAGAGCATATTGGTCCTATAGCAAAATTGGATAAAATTCAGTTTACGGAAGGTTTACCAAAAACGCGTTCAGGAAAAATTATGCGCCGAATTCTGCGAAAAATAGCACACAATGAATTGGATAGTTTAGGAGACGTTTCCACGCTTTTAAACCCTGAAGTAGTACAAAGTATAATTGATGATAGATTATAA
- a CDS encoding transposase, producing MEPVFGTLTQYMGLRKVNVRGIDGANKCMLMAGAAYNIKKLLKFLGTTTKTEAKAATCVFWLKNVRYHLINVVLSSEKRQNKELKILI from the coding sequence GTGGAGCCTGTTTTTGGAACTCTCACGCAGTATATGGGCTTGCGCAAAGTTAATGTTAGGGGTATTGATGGGGCGAATAAGTGCATGCTCATGGCGGGGGCTGCATACAACATTAAAAAACTATTAAAATTCTTGGGTACAACTACTAAAACTGAGGCCAAAGCAGCTACTTGTGTGTTTTGGTTAAAAAACGTACGATATCACTTAATAAATGTCGTTTTAAGCTCAGAAAAAAGGCAAAATAAGGAGTTAAAAATTTTGATTTAG